Sequence from the Cuniculiplasma divulgatum genome:
GTTACCTTTACCCTGTTTCCCTGTTCATCGTAGAGATATGTGTCACCCTTTTCGTCAAGAGTCTTCTTGTGAGTGCCATCGCAGTATGGCTTATTCTTGGAAAGTCCACATGCGCACAGATGCAGTTCCTGATCTCCAACCTTCACCACATATGGGTGGTTTCTTTCGTGCAGTACCAATCTTGCCATTTTATATCCCATTTGACATGTTTTCAACCTAATAAATCATTATCCATCTGACTTGGAAAGCATCTTTAAGATTTTCCACAGTCAATATATGTAGCAATTTACCATGGACAGCTGTTTGAACTTATATGCATCTTATGGCCAGTTCAATCCAACAGCATGA
This genomic interval carries:
- a CDS encoding CDGSH iron-sulfur domain-containing protein → MARLVLHERNHPYVVKVGDQELHLCACGLSKNKPYCDGTHKKTLDEKGDTYLYDEQGNRVKVTSFYKMD